The nucleotide sequence acggcgttggtgatgctggtggcaatggggggcggagcgctgctctctcggcttcgagaagaaggggggggtgcggcggaggttcgtgaagatggagtagtagcaaccagcgagggggaacgaactgcccctgtttcctctgcttataaagagggacggggcggacgtttcgcccttccgaataaagaaccacccacgatctctcccacgacgccgcattcgacgcgtgccgttaggggagagcgcggtggatacggagcgagattcggcgcgGCCCAGTCcggtgtgcccgtgccctgtcttgggcctggcccaacagcgctcggcaccgtgtctggcccaggcccgggggctcctgtcggtgtactagaataggggtaccctagtaccccgaacttgtgcacgggcagttgcagcaccccgcggcaaggcttgccgggcgaacgacaagatcctccgtggttcccttggagccattcaagaacaaagtatttaagctcaggagacaaggccccgacaagaggagcttgccgggaaggccaaccaaggcactccaaggaacttgccgcgacgtgccacgcgctccggcaaggcaacaaggccccggcaagaggagcttgctgggaagaccaaccaaggtacctcgaggcccggtaagcgacaagcttccggacccgacaagataacagcagcggcaaggcgcttgtcgcggcaggcggccactctgtgcccacgctccagcgcatccaccaacgtgtcgctctgggggcctctccaggcgcgcgtggcgggaggctgtgcagccagcggtgtgcagtggcatgcgaagctgacaagatcgccatcgtggcgaacggtggcgcccctaacggtccttttctgcactgtttgggcgactcagacgggcatttaatgcccttgtcccctgccgtcagggttaggtagggtgcactgtacaagtaactgtaccaaccacctcgctttttacatttgtacccttctctgcgttgccacctgtcggtgacccctttagcgtataaaatgaggtccatgcgcaacgtagaggaggtggGAGAGGTTCGCGTGGTTCGACTAGTTCGGAActcagaaaaacactacgctctctctctggagcaagaacacaaaatAATCGAActagcagcagtaggagtgttatctctccggagagcttcgaagctgggtaaactgctcgtgtgcttcgcctcgatctgctcttcgtgtgatctccgccccccgccgaaccgaaaggggctcggtccgccggccccataggtgttcgtggatcagtttccccgacagtttGTTGCCCGTGGCCACGGTGAGCGCGTGGTGTGCGTGGGTAACATGGGAGCTGCGCGCTGCCATGGGATTACAAAAGGTCCTGGCCTCGAGTGTGTGTTGTAACTGAGGGAGATGTAGTTGCCAAACCATGTAGCCAGTGGGTTCAGCTTGAGTACGTGCTCGAGGGAAAAGACACTGTACGTGCGGCGGGTGGAGTTCGGGCTCCAGGAAAAACACCACCATGTCATCTCTGTGCTCGTGTTCTTCtccaccttcttcttcttcgttggttCGTGCCACGGTAAATGAGGGCGAGCTAGAGAGACGGAGCTACGGCAACAACAGAGTAGCCCACCTACCAAACATTGTATCCGGTGTGTGATTCAAGTAGACATAAAAATCACCGAGCTCTTGCTGATCTACGCTTGAAACAAGTATCGACCCCATGCATGAATGCCAATGTCTAGCGCACCATGTGCCACAGCTAGGGCATGAAGTGAGCAACTAGTAGTACATAGAAACCGTGGGAGGAAGGATACGAAAGAGACTAGAATTATTCAGTCAATCAGAGTCTACATATATACTGACCTACGCACACGCAGGTGCAGCCATGATCTAACTAGTACCAGAGCTAACACACTAAACCGGCGCATGCAATAATGACATGAGAACAGGCGAAGTAGTTACAAAGAGATGGAGCTACGGGAGCTATTCATGTCGGAGCAACAGACCAAGGTGACGTGCTCCAACAGAAACGATCGAGTAGGAATCTGCAAGCAAATCGACTAATAGAACTTTTTGGTCAGTCGACTGAACCAAAAACAAAATCCAGTCAACTTGCATGTAGGTTGTCCTCTCTGTTTTGTTATAACCAACCATACAATAATCAAGAGTAATTCATACAATCCTTTGCAAGAGCAGTTGTTACACAACATGGGAAACTACTCACTAATAAAACATAAGATTtgggacaaaaataaaattagCTATACCATGGACTACACTATTTGTATCCACTTTAATATATGTAAATCGCATGGAAATTTATTTTGGGTCAGTCGGAATTTTTGTTCGTTGATTCCTGCTTTGAGatttttgctactccctccgtctactaATAAAAGGCTACTTCACATTTTCTGTCTAATTTTGACCATTAATTATACCAAGAAAATGTGAGTTATATGCCATAAAAAAGTATGCCATGGATGCACATTTGAAAGAACTCTTCGATAATATTTTTTTATGACATACAACCCATATTTTCTTGACCAAAATTATAAGTCAAAGTTTGACATAAAAAtgaagtggccttgtatataaaaaatgCTGGGAGTACCTTTTTCCCTGGGCTGTTAGAGTAGTTTTGGGCTATTTTTGTTGATTGGCCACAAGTTGGGTTCCGTCAATTCCTTAACGGGCCGAAGCCCATTACTTGTGTGACCAAACCCTTCCGTCCcgccttttttccttcttctgtttatatgtgtttttggACTTTTGCCTTTCTTTATTATTTGATTTTCTCCTTTTATCTTTTGTGGGTATTTTTTGGATGCTGGGTGAGTGTAAATGTATACACACAAATAATATAAAATACATGCAAAAACTACACTTATAAGATTATGGTTCGCATACTACAAAGAAGTGCAATTTCAATGCAAAGTTATGTGCAAGTTTTTTTAAGAATATTATTTCTtgcttcttaaagggtaatatcaATGGCACTAATTCATTGTTCCTCATAAAACTtcattatttttatttgattttgttttagtttttattttatttacttttctttttaGAGTAGTACCAATGTCACTCATTCATTCCTTCTTCATAAATTCCGTTTTAAGAAAAtaccactattatatgcttattcttgtatattttttaaaaatataataTTTTTGTTGTATATTGTGGGCAATAAAATTCattggtttttattttttatttattttaaaagggtaataccaatgccactaatgcATTTCCTTAGAAAACCTCATTACTTtgatttttcatttttttagttttcttttttaggTAATACCAAAGCCATTAATTCAGTCTTTCTTAGAAAATTTcgtattttgattttgttttggttttttattttcttACTCCTTAAAGGGGAATACCAAAGATACTAATTctttctttcttagaaaactttattattttgattttttagTGCCCTTGAAAATAATggagttttctaagaaagaatgaattaatggttttggtattaccctttaagaagaaaggaaatattaaaaactgaaactaaatcaaaataataagGTTaacaatgaattagtggcattgttattaccctttaagaagaaagaaaataaaaagatcAAAAAAATGAAACAGAGTCACACAATATACAAAAAATCTTTTTTAAATATACAAGAATAAGGACATAATAgttgtattttgtaaaataaaaTTTCCTAAGAAGGACTGAATGAGTGGCATTGGTACTTCCCCTGAAAACAAAAGTaactaaaataaaaaataaaacaaagttAAATCAAAATGATGAAATTTTTATAAGGAACAATGAATTAGTGCCATtgatattaccctttaagaagaagaaaaaaatggaaaactataaaaaaaactTCCACACAACTTGGCATTGAAAGTTGCACTTCTTTGTACTATGCAAAGAATAATCTTATAATAGTGCAATTTTTGCATATATTTTATAGTATTTGTGTGTGTACATTTGCACTCACCCAACATCCCAAAAATAGCCACAAAAGATAAGAATGAAGCACCAAATAATAAAGAAAACCAAAAACAGGTATAAACATAAGAATGAAAAAAGGAGGGAGGGAAGTGCTGGGTCACACAGGTGATGGGCTTCAACCCGTTAAGGAATTGACTCGCCCAAACTTGTGGTCAGTCgaaaaaaccagcccaaaactaCTCACAGAGCATACCAGGAAAAAAGGTACTCCTTcattttttatatacaaggccacttcaTTTTTCATGTCAAGCTTTGAAATATTATTTGGTCAAGAAAATATGAGTTGTATGTCACAAAAATACATTATCAAAAAGTTCTTTCAAATGTGCATCCAGTGGCATACTTATTATGGCATATAACTCGGATTTTGTTGGTAAATTTAATGGTTAAAATTAGACATAAAGCTTGAAGTCGCCTTTTATTAGTAGATGGAGGGAGTGACACAAATCACAAAGTAGGAATCAACGAACAAAAATGCCGACCGACCCAAAATCAATTTTCAGGCGATTTACATACACTAAAGTGGATACAAATAGTTTTATTCATGGTATAGCTAATTAGTTTTTGTCCCAAATCTTATGGTTTAGTAGTGGGTAGTGTCCCATGGTGTGTAACGATTGCTCTTGCAAATGATTGTGTGAACTATTCTTGATTATTGTATGGTTGGTTATAAAAATACATAGGGGGCATGCAATCCGTTGCTCCAATGTGAATAGCTCACGTAGCTCCATCTCTCTATAATTACTTCTCCTGTTCTCATGCGTCATTATAGCGTGTGCAGGTTTAGTGAGCTACCTTTGGTAATTGACGGAATAATTCCAATCTTTTTCGTGTCCTTCCGTCCCATAGTTTCTATGTACTACTAGTTGCTCACTTCATCACCCACTTCTAGCACCTGGTGTACTAGACATTGGCATTCATGCATAGGGTCGATACTTGTTTAGATCAACAAGAGCTCGGTGATTTTTATGTCTACCTGAATCACATACCAGATACAATCTTTGGTAGGTGGCTTCTTGAAGCCAAACGAGGAAACCGACCAGAACTAAAAATATTCAGGTAACTGAAAAGTTGCAAAAATGGTCAACATATAGATTTCATTTTAGGTCCATAACACAAGATTAAGCACAATACAAACCCGTTAACTCGATAGCTCTTGGACCGAAGCAACAACAAAGCACAAGACAAATACGTTTACACATAAATTGCGGCTTATAATATGCGAGAATAGGCTATAACAGTGGAATTTTCGCAATAAAAGTTTTATAAGAAGGAATGAATTAATGGCATTGGTATTATcattaaaggaaaaagaaaaaatacACATAGTTTACACATCCAACGAAAGAACTAATGCcactaaaataaaataataataagaaTGGATTAGTGGCATTGATATTAACCTTTAAGGAGAAGATTTCTTTCTAAAAATTAATAACTAAAACAAAATTTGCACAAATTTTACACAGAATTTGTGCTTTTTAAAAATATGCAAGAATACACATATATTAGTGGAACATTTTGCAAAAAAGAAGCTTTCTAAGAAGCAATGCATTACTGGTATCCgtattacccttaaagaataacaaaaatgaaataaaaccaaaaacaaataatgacaaaatTCACACAAAAGTTGCACTTTGTTATAATATGCGAGAATAAACATAAAAAATAGTGCAATTAGTAGCATTGGTGGTACCCTTAAAGAAGAAATTAATTTtaaataaaaactaaaacaaataatgacaaaatttgcactCAACTTACATCATAATTAACCTTTCTtttaatatgcaagaataaacatataatagttGAATTCGAGGCACCGGTATTACCCTAAAGAAGAAGGAAActgaaataaaactaaaaaaatcaaaataatgaagttttcaacgaaagaatgaattagtggcattggtattaccctttaagaagaaagaaaataaataaataaattatgaaAATTTTGAACACAATTTACGCACAAATAttattttttataatatgcaataATAAGTATATAATAGTGGATtttgttttgcaaaaaaggaatttTCCTAAgtaggaatgaattagtggcattggtattaccattaAGGAAGAAAGGAAATGATTTTTTTAAAGTAATGAGTTTTTTTAAGAGCGAATGAATTACTGGCACTTGTATTACCCTTTAAGAGCAAAGGAAATGAAATACTAATAATTAAAACAAGATAAAAAATAGTGAGGTTTTCTAGGAGAAAATGAATTAGTGCCATTGGtgttaccctttaagaagaaagaaagaaaaactaaaacaaaataaaaaatcaaaataatgTGGTTTTCTAGGGAAGAATGAATTATTGGCATTGCTATTACCCTTTAGGAAGAAATAAAaatttaaaacacaaaaaataaaaataatgagaTTTTCTATGGAAAAATTAATTAGtgtcattggtattaccctttgagaagaaataaaataaaatatcaaaataaaaaatatttttctaGGAAAGAAAGAATTAGTTggtttggtattaccctttaagaagaaattgCAATAATAACAAAAGGCAGATTAAAGTAATGAGGGAAGAATGAGTTAGTGCCATCGGTATTGCCCTTTaagaataaaagtaaataaataaactCCTTAAAAATCATTGAAATATTTTGCACACAATATACACAAAAGTTGCGCTTTTTAAAACTATGCAAGAATACACATATGGAATTAAATTGTGGCATTGGTATTACTCttaaagaaaaatgaaaatgaaatgataactaaaacaaaaataaaataatgaaTTTTTATAAGGAATGAAATAGTCTCACTGGTATTACACTTTAAGACAAAAGATAATAAAAAAGAAACTTGCACACACATACAACTTTGGACGAAAATTGCATCTTTTTTTGGTATGCAAACAATAATCATATAATAGTGTAATTTTCCCATCTATTGCATAGTATTTGTGTGTATACATTTGTACTCAACCAGCatcccaaaaataccaaaataataaaCAACTAATAATGGAACacaaaaaataaaagcaaatatgCATAAAAACaggaaaacagaaaaagagaacaaagagagagagagagagagagagagagagagagagagagagagagagagagagagggctggacTGCACAGGAAATGGGCTTCGGTCCCCTAGCAAATTGACGGACCCAAATATCTGATCAGTCAAAGAACAAACCAAAAAAACAGAGCACGAATCTCAAAGCGGAGATCTACggcaaaaaaaatcaaatgacCCAAATCAATTTTCAGGCGACTTACATTTAGCTAAAATGAAAAAAGAGAGATCCTTTGGCCACAAAAGCAGTTTGTATTGTATGTATAAGGAAGAGTATATGCATTTATCCATATAAACACAAGTTATACCAGTCATATATAGACCACCGTGAATATCCATGACATAAGAATTTTTTATCTACAAACAGTTGAGCATAAATGAGAGCACAACAAAGCGCCATCTCGGTCAATTATTTATATTTCTTTGTCGCTCTGGTTTGATTTGGAGGAATGGAAATTACATTAAGGACAATCACTCGATAAAGATATAATCTAGACCATATAATACTCCCtgcgttccaaaatagatgactcaactttgtactaactttggaACGGAGGGGGAGGTTGTGTATTCCGAAGAAGGAAGGGGGATTGGGTTTTAGAGACTTGCACAGTTTTAATCTTGCTATGTTAGCAAAACAGTGTTGGCGACTAATTCAAAACCCGGATTCTTTGTGTGCGCAAGTTCTCAGGGCAAAATATTACCCAGATGGTGACATATTGAAAGTTGGACCCAAAAAAGGCTCTTCTTATACTTGGCAGAGTATTGTCGCAGGTATTCAGACTTTTAAGCGGGGTTGCATTTGGCGTGTTGGAAGTGGAGCTCAAATTGATATCTAGCATGATCCATGGATTCCATCAAGTGTCACAAGGAAAGTAATCACGAATAGGGGTGCAACAATGCTTTCAAAGGTTGATGAGTTAATAAACCCGTACACAGGCCAGTGGGATGAGGATCTAATTCGTGATGTGTTCTCTCCTGTTGATGTTCATAGGATATTACAAATCCCCTTGAATTATCACTTGACGGAAGACTTTGTGGCTTGGAACTATACACGATCAGGCACGTTTTCCGTGCGATCGGTTTATCATAAGGAGTTTGAACATCAACATGGGGCACAGTGGATGCGAGCTGATGGGCAAGGTACAGAAAATATAAACTCAGTTTGGAAGGATATGTGGAAGCTGAAAATACCAGGGAAGATAAAACATTTTGCATGGAAAGTTTTGCATGGCGCCCTCCCATGCTTTGGTGTATTAGCAAGCCGACACATCCCATGCTCAGCTCAATGTCCAGTTTGTTTAGTCGGAGCAGAAGACATTCAACACTGCTTATTTAGGTGCCGACGAGCGACGGATGTTTGGGAGCGGCTGGGCTTGCTACAAGTCATACGGAAAGCTGTCGCCGAGGACAGATCAGGATCTATTACGATGGAAATTTTATCAAAGCTTCAGGGCAATGATGCGGAGGTACCAACGGCAGAGCTTGCTGTTGTAGCAACATGGTATATATGGTGGCAGCGCCGACAGATAGTAAAGGGAGTCAAAGTCCAAACGCCAGAAAAAACTGCACTAGCCATCAAGGTTTTGGCGACAAATTACCTCAGGTCAACTATACCCAAAGGACCAATACGTAAGAACGACCACATGTGGAGGAAACCAGGATATGGGATCGCGAAGATAAATGTTGATGCTTCCTTTCAGTATGAAACACTTTCAGGTGCTTGTGGTGCTGTGGCTCGGGACTACCGAGGTGATTTTATTGCTGCAGCAAGTTGGTTTGTTCCAAACATCAGTGGAGTTGACTCAGCTGAGCTAACTGCCATCAGAAACGGGATATACTTGGCAACTCACATTGGATGCAACAATATAGAAATTGAATCAGATTGTTCGTTTGCAGTGAACTCGCTGAACCAAGTTGATGATTATTTAGGCCCGGAGGTAGCTATCATCACAGAGTGTAAACAACTTATGATGGACTTTGCGTCCATATCCTTCAGACATTGCTATAGAGAGGCCAATCAGGTGGCAGATGAATTAGCAAAGAACACTTTTACTACTAGATCCTCTAGTTCTTGGGATGATGAGATCCCTGATTTTATTTCTCATCTGCTTGTAAATGACATGTCTATTATTTGAGAACTAAAGTCTATTTGCAGTCAAAAAAAAactttggaacggaggaagtagcttCTAAGGAATGCTAACGCGTTTATTAATGTAACTTCTACATACACAGTACCGAAGGAATTTCAACTTCAGAAACAATATGTCAGTAATTTGTACTCCATACGTACACCCTCTGTtactttttagttcgcatataaggtttggtcaaagtcaaactttataaagtttgactaattttatattaaaaaatataaacattcacaatatgaaatcaatattatcagatgcaccatgaaacgtattttcatactatatagttttagtattgtagatgtttatattttttatataaatttagtcaaaatttgggtagtttgactttgaccaaatcttatatgcggagtaaaaagaaacggagggagtactaccgtaGCTCTGCTACTGAGTTTAGTTCATCTAGCTGAacagatggagatcaaagaagtAGTAGTACTATCTGCATAGAAATGTGCAACTTCTATCGTAGCATTCCAAGCCGACCAATCCCAATCCCCTTAATTTCTGTTAGACTTGAGTTTCGTCAGCTTGGCGCCGACGACGGGCGCGGTCGTCGTTGTGGACGTGGCATCCTGCGTGCCGCTCCTCCTTTCCCTGCCAACTCTCGCGCTGCCACTGTCAGCGCCCAATCCGATGGATAGCTTGCTCAGGGCCTTCCGTGCGTCGGTGCAGTACCTTTTGCTCGTGTCGAGCAGCGACGAGACGCCCCACCCGCGGCCCTGCCATTCCGCGCGGCTCCTCTTCTCCCCGCGCGGCTGCGGCGGTGGGTCTTGCACGTCCATGTCGTCGGTCTTGTTGTCCTCCTGCAGAGCGTCGCTCAGGGTGGGGTTGCTGCGGCCGCGGGAGGGCGAATGATCAACGGCGACGGAGTGACGCGTCGTCGACGGGCTCTTGAACCCGCAGGCCGCCCGCTTCGCGCTCCATGGGAAGAACACCATGAGCCCGCATGCTCTCGGGGACATCTGCTCGACGCGCGGCATGACCTTCACGGGGTCGTTGCTCTTCGGCCACTCCCCGTCGTCGTCATCGTGGGGGCGCGAGCTGCCGCGTCGACGCCAGTGCTTCGTGTGTCTCGCCGAGGACGACGACGCGGCGACGACGGCGCTGGGCTCGCCCGTGGGCGCGTGGCGGGAGGAGTGGGACCGGTCCTTGGCGAAGCTCTCGGCGCGGCCGAGGAAGATGTCCTCGAAGCGCTTGGACGTGACCCGGTCGAAGGAGCCGATCCGCGCGGGCGAGGAGGACGTCCTATCCAGGGCGTCGGAGAAGGACGACGCGTCGCAGTCGTCGCTGCTGGCCTCGCTCCCGTTGCCGTAGCACCAGTTCGTCCTCGTGGGGCACTGCGGCGGCCAGCGCCCGGGCGGCAGCTTGGGCGGCGGCATCGTCTCCTCCCGCGTGTCCCTGCCGCTCTTGGGCACGCCAGGGGAGCTCTCCCAGGAGAAGGGCACCTGCGTGCGCAGCGGCGAGGCGGTGCACCGCaggctgctgccgggcgcgtccgCGGAGGCGCACGAGCGGCGCGGCGTGGGGAGCGGCGAGTCGAGCAGCTGCGGGAGCGGCTCGCCGTCGGCGGCATTGCCCCGCCTCTCCCTGGGGCGCTTGGTGATGATCTCCATGGTCTCCGGCCTTTTGTTACGGCGCACTGTTGCGAAGCATGCAAGCGTATAATAAGAGGAGTGCATGCGAAGGCTGCAGTGAGGTAGGTGAGTGAGAAGGCGAGGCCATGCGGGCTGAGTTCGTGGTGCTTTACCACGAGAAGTGGAAAGTGGAGGCGGTTGGGGCGTAGCTAGCTTCCGCGTATGGTAGCGTGTCGCCGACATTTTCCCCCTCTCAGCTGGTTCGTTCCCGTGAGTTTGCTCGGGGGCGTTAATGGCGGAGGTTGCCGAAAGGTCGGCGATGCAAGAGAGATGGGAGGACATCCTGCACGCGGCCGCCGTACAAGTtgatttttttaacacagtacacacgcaagcgctcatatacacgcgcatacactcacccatatgaacgcacacacgcacaccctacttctataagcaccttcgaaagactgagccgacatatcatcttgaaatttacgaagtcaccgtaggcatcCTAAAGGCCACGATTTGTGCTTAACTTCTCATTGTTGTGACATTGCTCAGTCTCTTCTTCTACAAGGTTTTCTCATTTACTATGGACGTGTTTAGTAGCCTGCATACATCTCGACCATACCCGCGCGGGAAGAATCTGGTTTGTTTGGTTGCCTATATACACTGTTGGGCCTGCATAGCATGGAACTTAAAACACCTCTCggcctggctcgctggaaacgctCAGATCGACAGTTTCTTGCGAGCCAGGCCGAGGCAAGCGCAAGCGAGCGGGCCCTTGCATGAGTGGAGACGGGAAGGATGCGAGGTGATTAGgtgaggtcttcttcaacctccagtAAGCTTCTATCtaatctcctctcttccttgtccctctgatctacacaacggtgcttcgattcgaggtaagctctacacgaaaaagatgcacctcgatgctacGGTTTCATTCAGGCGATCGGTTCGTAGTTTCGTTGGCCGTAAGTTCTTCATTTCGTGCTCCCTTTAGGAGCTATTCTGGACGAATTTTGTCTGATTCGTCGCGCACGATAGACCATTTGAAATTTTCTTTGACCAACAGCCTAATCTCGCAGTTCCTCACAACATTCGTGTTGTTAGTTTTTGGTTTCGACGATCGTAGCTTCATCTCTCTTTGAACCGCCATGTCGAGCTCCTTTGTCCTGTGCTCATAGCCCTCCTATTCGTCCCTCTCGATGCTGAAGCCCTTCCCCTCGATCTACTTGCTacgtcctactacactagagtcgtttccggcatcgctcatctcggcctactctctGTCGGCCTCCTACTGCACTGACGCTGCAATGGCGCACACACTGCTTTCTTGTGCCCTCTGCCTCTGTGCACACTGCAGTTCGCCGCGCCGCCGACGGGGTCGATCATCTTGGCCTTCTCTCTctcgccctactacactggagtcgtttccggcgtcgatcatctcggcctcctctctcgtccactgcactgatgataccatggcgcgagcactgcattctcctcctTTGTGGACTGTCTTTGTgcgagcaccgcaactagttcgcCGACGGTGTCGCTCGCCGTGCCGCCGACGGGGTCACTCTCCCACGACTTCATGCTCGTCGTATGTCGGACACGACGCCACGACCACTatccaccgcagtcgccatggtCCGATGCACATTGCATTTCTTCCCCCTTCCTCTGATAGCTCTTAACCCTGTGTGCTAAGTGTAAGTGCTAGCCCTTAATCATACCTCATGCGTGCAATCAAACACCGTGTCCATGTGCTGCTTGGGCCAATGCAGGaaaccaaacaaagtgcacttgcatattacctaatgcagggaccctagatgcaggcaaccaaacaacttgtaAATGGCGCATTAGGGCCTGTTTTTGCTCAACCAGGCTGGGTTGAGAAGTGTATGCCATGCAGGTATTGTTCACAACttgaaccaaacacgccctatatAATATGATAGACCTTGGTTCTATTTCATCTCTTCAACAAGTTTAGTAATAAGCATAACGACCCTATTGGTCCGATGGAGAGAAGAACCTATAATTAGCTTTTCGGGAAATTTCCAAACGAACAATTTCAACAAAATCTTTCAATTTCTCATTTTATTATGTTCAACTTTATGTATTCCTCTATCCGTAGAGTACATGggcatgacaaaactgaaaagatagcataACACTAGCTTTTGCATAGAAAACACTAGAAGAAAAACTACAATCAGGACCGAAATTCctaatatgcagctttgcggacctccaaggtggctcaccaaaggcGAAAACATTATAGTTAACCGAATCAGGTTGAGGCAACACCCGGGCACGCCATCAAACTTCAGTTCTGCCACCCCCGcacgactgatacgtccattttgcgtcatgcttttatatcaatatttatcgcattatgggctgttattacacgttatgtcacaatacttatgcctattctctcttattttacaaggtttacatgaagagggagaatgccgacagctggaattctgggctggaaaaggagcaaatattagagacctattctgcatagctccaaaagtcctgaaacttcacagaagtcatttttggaattaataaaaaataccgagcaaagaaagtaccagagg is from Triticum aestivum cultivar Chinese Spring chromosome 3A, IWGSC CS RefSeq v2.1, whole genome shotgun sequence and encodes:
- the LOC123058742 gene encoding uncharacterized protein is translated as MHSSYYTLACFATVRRNKRPETMEIITKRPRERRGNAADGEPLPQLLDSPLPTPRRSCASADAPGSSLRCTASPLRTQVPFSWESSPGVPKSGRDTREETMPPPKLPPGRWPPQCPTRTNWCYGNGSEASSDDCDASSFSDALDRTSSSPARIGSFDRVTSKRFEDIFLGRAESFAKDRSHSSRHAPTGEPSAVVAASSSSARHTKHWRRRGSSRPHDDDDGEWPKSNDPVKVMPRVEQMSPRACGLMVFFPWSAKRAACGFKSPSTTRHSVAVDHSPSRGRSNPTLSDALQEDNKTDDMDVQDPPPQPRGEKRSRAEWQGRGWGVSSLLDTSKRYCTDARKALSKLSIGLGADSGSARVGRERRSGTQDATSTTTTAPVVGAKLTKLKSNRN